The Actinomyces sp. oral taxon 414 genome has a segment encoding these proteins:
- the ilvC gene encoding ketol-acid reductoisomerase: MAAEKFYDDDADLSVIQSKRVAVIGYGSQGHAHALNLRDSGVEVVVGLREGSRSIAKAEEAGLTVKPIAEAVAWADVVTILAPDQVQAALYTEQIEPNLKDGAALLFAHGFNIHFGYIEPAAGHDVIMVAPKGPGHTVRREFEAGRGVPVLVCVEQDASGNAWPLVLSYAKAIGGTRAGAIKTTFREETETDLFGEQDVLCGGLSKLIQYGYEVLVEAGYQPEMAYFEVCHEMKLIVDLINEGGISKQRWSCSDTAEYGDYVSGPRVITPDVKEHMKEVLADIQNGSFAKRFMDDQAAGAPEFKRLRAEGEAHPIEKTGREVRSMFAWRADVDKDYTEGSVAR; the protein is encoded by the coding sequence ATGGCAGCTGAGAAGTTCTACGACGACGACGCGGACCTGTCCGTCATCCAGTCCAAGAGGGTCGCAGTCATCGGCTACGGCTCGCAGGGCCACGCCCACGCGCTCAACCTGCGCGACTCGGGCGTGGAGGTCGTCGTCGGTCTGCGCGAGGGCTCCCGCTCCATCGCCAAGGCCGAGGAGGCCGGACTGACCGTCAAGCCGATCGCCGAGGCGGTCGCCTGGGCCGACGTCGTGACCATCCTCGCCCCCGACCAGGTTCAGGCCGCCTTGTACACCGAGCAGATCGAGCCCAACCTCAAGGACGGCGCCGCCCTGCTCTTCGCCCACGGCTTCAATATCCACTTCGGCTACATCGAGCCCGCCGCCGGCCACGACGTCATTATGGTGGCCCCCAAGGGTCCCGGCCACACCGTGCGCCGCGAGTTCGAGGCCGGCCGGGGCGTGCCCGTGCTCGTGTGCGTCGAGCAGGACGCCTCCGGCAATGCCTGGCCGCTGGTGCTGTCCTACGCCAAGGCCATCGGCGGCACGCGCGCCGGCGCCATTAAGACCACCTTCCGCGAGGAGACCGAGACCGACCTGTTCGGCGAGCAGGACGTCCTGTGCGGCGGGCTGTCCAAGCTCATCCAGTACGGCTACGAGGTGCTCGTCGAGGCCGGCTACCAGCCCGAGATGGCCTACTTCGAGGTCTGCCACGAGATGAAGCTCATTGTCGACCTCATTAACGAGGGCGGCATCTCCAAGCAGCGCTGGTCCTGCTCCGACACCGCCGAGTACGGCGACTACGTCTCCGGCCCGCGCGTCATTACCCCCGACGTCAAGGAGCACATGAAGGAGGTCCTGGCCGACATCCAGAACGGCTCCTTCGCCAAGCGCTTCATGGACGACCAGGCCGCCGGCGCGCCGGAGTTCAAGCGCCTGCGCGCCGAGGGCGAGGCCCACCCGATCGAGAAGACCGGCCGGGAGGTCCGCTCCATGTTCGCCTGGCGCGCCGACGTCGACAAGGACTACACCGAGGGCTCCGTGGCCCGCTGA
- a CDS encoding IS630 family transposase has translation MIAVMEAVVVEEHEWSALQVHKAKSPYKLMRRKSEAILMLSEGIGVDVVARLVERATRTVMEWARDWRRDRLSSICTGHVGNNNASKISQEQEKEILKALSRPPSEQGIAAEFWNIHDLAGWMHERFGIEYASESSYRSLLHMAGLSFHLPEEVDQRRADETQVEARMAKIHAKIAKIKGKKQDGQDGQEEDEGQRGSEKNECENEKTDDAEKGDAEKGDEDVIVVSADEVRIEHEAITRRAWCKKGARTRIRVDRKRQSQSYIGFLHEADGSVDLMRLDWQNTSNIVKALTDLTLKYPDKTIVVVWDNAGWHKSKKLREHLGKGNILERIHLINLPPYSPNKNPIERVWGEGKKSISNRQRAHFEDTRNAFETFIRSNKFPYRLTK, from the coding sequence ATGATTGCGGTTATGGAAGCGGTAGTGGTCGAGGAGCATGAGTGGTCGGCTCTTCAAGTGCACAAGGCGAAATCCCCGTATAAGCTGATGAGGCGCAAGTCGGAGGCGATTCTCATGCTGTCGGAGGGAATTGGCGTCGATGTCGTGGCGCGGCTGGTGGAGCGCGCCACCAGGACGGTCATGGAGTGGGCGAGGGATTGGAGGAGGGATCGGTTGTCGTCCATTTGCACCGGGCATGTCGGCAACAACAACGCCTCCAAGATCTCCCAGGAACAGGAGAAGGAGATCCTGAAGGCGCTGTCGCGCCCCCCGTCGGAGCAGGGCATTGCGGCGGAGTTCTGGAATATTCACGATCTGGCGGGCTGGATGCACGAGCGCTTCGGCATCGAGTACGCCTCCGAATCCTCCTACCGTTCTTTGCTCCACATGGCGGGGTTGTCCTTCCACCTGCCCGAGGAGGTGGACCAGCGCCGCGCCGACGAGACCCAGGTCGAGGCCCGCATGGCGAAGATCCACGCCAAGATCGCCAAGATCAAGGGGAAGAAGCAGGACGGGCAGGACGGGCAGGAGGAGGACGAGGGGCAGCGGGGGAGTGAGAAGAATGAGTGCGAGAACGAGAAGACGGACGATGCGGAGAAGGGAGATGCGGAGAAGGGGGATGAGGATGTCATCGTGGTGTCCGCGGACGAGGTGAGGATCGAGCACGAGGCCATTACTCGCAGGGCCTGGTGCAAGAAGGGCGCCAGGACCAGGATCAGGGTCGATCGGAAACGGCAGTCCCAGAGCTATATCGGATTCCTCCACGAGGCGGACGGGAGCGTGGACCTCATGCGACTGGACTGGCAGAACACCTCCAACATCGTGAAGGCCCTGACCGATCTTACCCTGAAGTACCCGGACAAGACGATCGTCGTGGTGTGGGACAACGCCGGATGGCACAAGTCGAAGAAACTGAGGGAGCACCTGGGGAAGGGCAACATCCTGGAGAGGATCCATCTCATCAACCTGCCGCCCTACAGCCCCAATAAGAACCCCATCGAACGCGTCTGGGGAGAAGGCAAGAAATCCATCAGCAACCGACAGCGCGCCCACTTCGAGGACACCCGCAACGCATTCGAGACCTTCATCAGGAGCAACAAATTCCCATACCGCCTCACAAAATGA
- a CDS encoding AAA family ATPase produces MTEVVRRNVQLQNTFLRYEIELSVDDSDGVAPRLGIVRESLAPLGIGSLPDPMRAVCADYVVSESWSNIFATHSDENPRRDGTVFVDILDQIDDEEMGLVDLVDSVEIDGTKAAVLSMTDLVVAHEVRAVRREMASWRFLSLEPSAMRAADDVDEVGPISATGAHVPAFLYRKERRDGSAVCDEVRRAVSALVDIRSLQVVPNGDFLELRARLGEGPELPARSLSDGTLRFLTLAALGVSDDIGLIALEEPENGIHPAKIEAMLGLLRSLSQPEEPEEDRLDDWSWLAPTEPIDPIGPKIGRLRQVLVNTHSPYLVEEVLRRAPDDVLCAVLWTRQDPDGRRSSSASFHPLAGTWRVQRWKEQGGPRAMAPVSRSRLVDYLRDPAAEDAEDDA; encoded by the coding sequence GTGACGGAGGTCGTGCGCCGCAATGTTCAGCTACAAAATACATTCCTGCGCTACGAGATCGAGCTGTCCGTCGATGACTCGGACGGAGTCGCCCCGCGCCTCGGCATCGTGCGGGAGTCCCTCGCGCCCCTGGGAATAGGGTCGCTTCCCGATCCCATGCGGGCCGTCTGCGCCGATTACGTGGTCAGCGAGAGTTGGAGTAATATCTTCGCGACGCATTCTGATGAGAATCCCCGCAGGGACGGCACCGTCTTCGTCGATATTCTCGATCAGATCGACGACGAGGAGATGGGCCTCGTTGACCTCGTGGATTCTGTTGAAATCGACGGGACGAAGGCTGCCGTGCTGAGCATGACGGACCTGGTTGTCGCGCACGAGGTGCGCGCGGTGCGCCGGGAGATGGCCTCGTGGCGGTTCTTGTCCCTCGAGCCGAGCGCCATGCGCGCCGCGGACGACGTCGACGAGGTCGGTCCGATCTCGGCCACCGGTGCGCACGTCCCCGCCTTCCTCTATCGGAAGGAGCGGCGCGACGGGAGCGCGGTCTGCGACGAGGTCCGCCGGGCCGTGTCCGCCCTGGTCGATATCCGGAGTCTGCAGGTCGTCCCCAATGGCGACTTCCTGGAGCTGCGGGCCCGCCTGGGGGAGGGCCCCGAGCTGCCGGCGCGCTCGCTGTCGGACGGGACGCTGCGCTTCCTCACCCTGGCGGCACTGGGAGTATCCGATGATATCGGGCTCATCGCCCTGGAGGAGCCGGAGAATGGTATTCACCCGGCGAAGATTGAGGCGATGCTCGGGCTGCTGCGCTCGTTGTCCCAGCCGGAAGAACCGGAGGAGGACCGCCTTGACGACTGGTCCTGGTTGGCGCCGACCGAGCCGATTGATCCGATCGGGCCGAAGATCGGACGCCTGCGTCAGGTGCTCGTCAACACCCACTCCCCGTACCTCGTCGAGGAGGTGCTGCGGCGGGCCCCGGATGACGTCTTGTGCGCGGTCCTGTGGACGCGCCAGGACCCCGATGGGCGGCGCAGCTCCTCGGCCTCCTTCCATCCGCTGGCGGGTACCTGGCGGGTGCAGCGGTGGAAGGAGCAGGGCGGGCCGCGCGCCATGGCGCCGGTGTCCCGATCCCGACTCGTCGATTATCTGCGCGACCCGGCCGCCGAGGACGCGGAGGATGACGCGTGA
- a CDS encoding MFS transporter, with translation MRHVGLLVLGSFINSLGTGLTAFGLAVVMLATHGTASSAAAVQLSSFAPIVLLAPAAGALADRYDRRLMMIIGDAGSVLGLSIILLALSSPRPRLAQVCAGAVVSSCLAALTEPALRASVTDLVPREDYVRASGLLQLASAAKYLLAPALAGLLMPLIGVRGLVVIDASTCLVTVACTATVRRALRTAGARSPGARSAQAAPAQEERGAAEQAGSGGGLMAGWRTIASHPGLRLLVALMTVATLAIGVLQVLIKPILMPMVSTAAMGAIETIAATGMLVGASLVTIMKNARPTTLLAAGLAGTGAAMVLVPLGPGAWWVSACGFLTFTSLPLSQAGAEVLVRGEVDNTRQARTWGTISLITQMGYLVAYLCAGVLVDRVLQPLLRPGGPLSTGVGAVVGTGPGRGAALLVGLMGVAMALLAVRVRLRRDRLAPSGPREEDRSADSPAG, from the coding sequence ATGAGGCACGTCGGCCTGCTCGTCCTGGGCTCCTTCATCAACTCCCTCGGCACGGGCCTGACGGCCTTCGGCCTGGCCGTGGTCATGCTCGCCACCCACGGCACGGCCTCCTCCGCGGCCGCCGTCCAGCTCAGCTCCTTCGCCCCGATAGTCCTCCTGGCGCCCGCCGCCGGGGCCCTGGCCGACCGCTACGACCGCCGCCTCATGATGATCATCGGCGACGCCGGCTCGGTCCTCGGCCTGTCCATCATCCTGCTGGCCCTGTCCTCGCCCCGGCCCCGCCTGGCGCAGGTGTGCGCGGGGGCCGTCGTCTCGTCCTGCCTGGCGGCCCTGACCGAGCCGGCCCTGCGGGCCAGCGTCACCGACCTGGTCCCCCGGGAGGATTACGTCAGGGCCTCCGGCCTGCTCCAACTGGCCTCCGCGGCGAAGTACCTCCTGGCGCCGGCGCTCGCGGGCCTGCTCATGCCGCTCATCGGCGTGCGGGGCCTGGTCGTCATCGACGCCTCCACGTGCCTGGTCACCGTGGCCTGCACCGCGACGGTGCGCCGAGCCCTGAGGACGGCCGGCGCCCGGAGTCCGGGTGCGCGCAGCGCCCAGGCGGCGCCCGCACAGGAGGAGCGGGGGGCCGCGGAGCAGGCCGGTTCCGGCGGCGGCCTCATGGCGGGGTGGCGGACCATCGCCTCCCACCCGGGCCTGCGCCTCCTCGTCGCCCTCATGACCGTGGCGACCCTGGCCATCGGGGTGCTCCAGGTGCTCATCAAGCCGATCCTCATGCCCATGGTGAGCACGGCCGCCATGGGCGCGATCGAGACGATCGCCGCCACCGGGATGCTCGTCGGGGCGAGTCTGGTGACCATCATGAAGAATGCCCGGCCGACGACGCTGCTGGCAGCGGGGTTGGCGGGCACCGGCGCCGCCATGGTCCTGGTGCCGCTGGGGCCGGGCGCCTGGTGGGTGAGCGCCTGCGGCTTCCTCACCTTCACGAGCCTGCCCCTGTCCCAGGCCGGGGCCGAGGTCCTGGTGCGCGGCGAGGTGGACAACACCCGTCAGGCCCGGACCTGGGGGACGATCAGCCTGATCACCCAGATGGGCTACCTGGTGGCCTACCTGTGCGCGGGCGTCCTCGTCGACCGCGTCCTCCAGCCCCTCCTGAGGCCGGGAGGCCCACTGTCCACCGGCGTCGGGGCCGTCGTGGGAACGGGGCCCGGCCGGGGCGCCGCCCTCCTCGTGGGGCTCATGGGAGTGGCCATGGCCCTGCTGGCCGTGCGGGTCCGCCTGCGGCGCGACCGGCTCGCCCCGAGCGGGCCCCGCGAGGAGGATCGGTCCGCCGACTCCCCTGCCGGGTAG
- a CDS encoding 3-isopropylmalate dehydrogenase translates to MTQTIELAVIPGDGIGKEVVPEGLKVLAAALEGTGVEVATTDFDLGADRWHRTGETLTDADLEAIKGHDAILLGAVGDPSVPSGVLERGLLLRLRFALDHYVNLRPATYYPGSPTPLADPGEIDFVVVREGTEGLYCGNGGVVRAGTPHEIATEVSVNTAYGVERVVRYAFERARARRGRLTLVHKHNVLVNAGHLWRRTVEAVGAQYPDVAVDYNHVDAAAIYMVTDPGRFDVIVTDNLFGDILTDEAGAVTGGIGLAASGNINPDGALPSMFEPVHGSAPDIAGRGEADPTATIGAVAMLLEHLGRADDAARVRAAVRADMAARAEANGAGAPLVRSTSEIGDAIAAALRR, encoded by the coding sequence ATGACGCAGACCATTGAGCTCGCAGTGATCCCGGGTGACGGCATCGGCAAGGAGGTCGTGCCCGAGGGCCTGAAGGTCCTGGCCGCCGCCCTGGAGGGGACCGGCGTCGAGGTCGCCACCACCGACTTCGACCTCGGCGCCGACCGCTGGCACCGCACCGGCGAGACTCTCACCGATGCCGACCTGGAGGCCATCAAGGGCCACGACGCCATCCTCCTGGGCGCCGTCGGCGACCCCTCCGTCCCCTCCGGTGTCCTGGAGCGCGGCCTGCTGCTGCGCCTGCGCTTCGCCCTGGACCACTACGTCAACCTGCGCCCGGCCACGTACTACCCGGGCTCGCCCACGCCCCTGGCCGATCCGGGCGAGATCGACTTCGTGGTCGTGCGCGAGGGCACCGAGGGCCTGTACTGCGGCAACGGGGGAGTGGTGCGCGCGGGCACGCCCCACGAGATCGCCACCGAGGTGAGCGTCAACACCGCCTACGGGGTCGAGCGCGTCGTGCGCTACGCCTTCGAGCGGGCCCGCGCCCGCCGGGGCCGCCTCACGCTGGTCCACAAGCACAATGTGCTCGTCAACGCCGGCCACCTGTGGCGGCGCACCGTCGAGGCCGTGGGCGCGCAGTACCCCGACGTCGCCGTCGACTACAACCACGTCGACGCCGCCGCCATCTACATGGTCACCGACCCGGGCCGCTTCGACGTCATCGTCACCGACAACCTCTTCGGCGACATCCTCACCGACGAGGCCGGCGCCGTCACCGGCGGCATCGGGCTGGCCGCCTCGGGCAACATCAACCCGGACGGCGCCCTCCCCTCCATGTTCGAGCCCGTCCACGGCTCCGCCCCCGACATCGCCGGGCGGGGCGAGGCGGACCCGACCGCCACCATCGGCGCCGTGGCCATGCTGCTGGAGCACCTCGGCCGGGCCGACGACGCCGCCCGGGTGCGCGCCGCCGTGAGGGCCGACATGGCGGCCCGGGCCGAGGCGAACGGGGCCGGGGCGCCCCTGGTGCGCTCCACGAGCGAGATCGGCGACGCGATCGCGGCCGCCCTGCGGCGCTGA
- a CDS encoding branched-chain amino acid aminotransferase encodes MSTTPAAAPAPGPVPTPLARAAAVPVPPADSLAGRFPLTPNPSAADDAARARALRDLHFGSVFTDHMAHARWTRDGGWGEHGIIPFGNLSLSPAAAVLHYGQEIFEGIKAYRHDDGGVWTFRPRYNAARLAASARRLALPELPEEDFIASLVDLVRADEAWVPDGEGQSLYLRPYAFASEAFLGVHAADAVEYYVIASPCGAYFPHGLQPISIWVTREYHRAGRGGTGAAKTGGNYASSLLPQQEAAAQGCDQVCFLDDVTQANLEELGGMNIMVVNADGTVRTPRLTGTILEGSTRSAIITLLADAGREVVEDTISLEGLLSDIASGAVTEVFACGTAAVVVPLGRLKGEGFDVSIDGREVTRHIHDRLTSIQYGRAEDPHGWMYRLV; translated from the coding sequence ATGTCCACGACTCCGGCCGCCGCGCCCGCACCCGGCCCCGTTCCCACGCCCCTCGCCCGCGCCGCCGCAGTCCCGGTCCCGCCCGCCGACTCCCTGGCCGGCCGCTTCCCACTGACCCCCAACCCGAGCGCCGCCGACGACGCCGCCCGCGCCCGGGCGCTGAGGGACCTCCACTTCGGCTCCGTCTTCACCGACCACATGGCCCACGCCCGCTGGACGCGCGACGGGGGCTGGGGCGAGCACGGCATTATCCCCTTCGGGAATCTCAGCCTGTCCCCGGCCGCCGCCGTCCTGCACTACGGGCAGGAGATCTTCGAGGGCATTAAGGCCTACCGCCACGATGACGGCGGCGTGTGGACCTTCCGCCCCCGCTACAACGCGGCCCGCCTGGCCGCCTCGGCCCGTCGCCTGGCCCTGCCCGAGCTGCCCGAGGAGGACTTCATCGCCTCCTTGGTCGACCTCGTGCGCGCCGACGAGGCCTGGGTGCCCGACGGCGAGGGGCAGTCGCTCTACCTGCGCCCCTACGCCTTCGCCTCGGAGGCCTTCCTGGGGGTGCACGCCGCCGACGCCGTCGAGTACTACGTCATCGCCTCCCCGTGCGGCGCCTACTTCCCCCACGGCCTGCAGCCCATCAGCATCTGGGTCACCCGGGAGTACCACCGCGCCGGGCGCGGCGGCACGGGCGCGGCCAAGACGGGAGGCAACTACGCCTCCTCACTCCTGCCCCAGCAGGAGGCCGCCGCGCAGGGCTGCGACCAGGTCTGCTTCCTCGACGACGTCACCCAGGCCAATCTCGAGGAGCTCGGCGGCATGAACATTATGGTCGTGAACGCCGACGGCACCGTGCGCACCCCGCGCCTGACGGGCACGATCCTGGAGGGCTCGACCCGCAGCGCCATCATCACGCTCCTGGCCGACGCCGGGCGCGAGGTCGTGGAGGATACGATCAGCCTGGAGGGCCTGCTCTCCGACATCGCCTCCGGGGCGGTCACCGAGGTCTTCGCCTGCGGCACCGCCGCCGTCGTCGTGCCACTGGGGCGCCTCAAGGGCGAGGGCTTCGACGTGAGCATCGACGGGCGCGAGGTCACCCGCCACATCCACGACCGCCTCACCTCCATCCAGTACGGGCGCGCCGAGGATCCCCACGGGTGGATGTACCGCCTCGTATGA
- a CDS encoding LCP family protein, with protein sequence MSDSTPSPSAVSAPTPEEPASAASADEEDEAPPRRPGRAWRIGLVSVLAVVLVLVLGVGALGLWLRHSLGSRIETIDDPFSAISTRAPQQPVSADRKPATNILLLGSDSRISAGDPSQWEAGAQRTDAIMIVQVSGDRQEVSVVSIPRDTWVEVPGYGQAKINAAYSYGGPSLAIQTVEQLTGVHIDHFVIADFESFEALTDEIGGVVINLKTPQTLAGTQFPAGAQRLNGAQALAYTRERKSLPGGDFDRINRQQSWMRAIVSQVLHGGILTDPTKLYGFLSAVVRTMAVDEGFTIDEMQSLAIDLRGLRSRNINFLTIPTAGTGTSDDGQSIVVRDETADTPFYQALAADTVQEYLEAHPDAVPRLPGTAN encoded by the coding sequence ATGAGCGACAGCACCCCGAGCCCGAGCGCCGTCTCCGCGCCAACCCCCGAGGAACCGGCGTCGGCCGCCTCTGCCGACGAGGAGGATGAGGCCCCGCCGCGCCGCCCCGGGCGCGCGTGGAGGATCGGGCTCGTCTCGGTCCTGGCCGTGGTCCTGGTCCTCGTGCTGGGGGTGGGGGCCCTGGGCCTGTGGCTGCGCCACTCGCTGGGCTCCAGGATCGAGACGATTGACGACCCCTTCTCGGCGATCTCGACGCGCGCCCCCCAGCAGCCCGTGAGCGCGGACCGGAAGCCGGCGACCAATATCCTCCTGCTGGGCTCGGACTCGCGCATCAGCGCCGGCGACCCCTCCCAGTGGGAGGCCGGGGCCCAGCGCACCGATGCGATTATGATCGTCCAGGTCAGCGGCGACCGCCAGGAGGTCTCCGTGGTGTCCATACCGCGCGACACCTGGGTGGAGGTGCCCGGCTACGGCCAGGCCAAGATCAATGCCGCCTACTCCTACGGCGGCCCCAGCCTGGCCATCCAGACCGTCGAGCAGCTCACCGGCGTGCACATCGACCACTTCGTCATCGCCGACTTCGAGTCCTTCGAGGCCCTGACTGACGAGATCGGCGGCGTCGTCATCAATCTCAAGACCCCCCAGACCCTGGCCGGCACGCAGTTCCCGGCCGGCGCCCAGCGCCTGAACGGCGCCCAGGCGCTGGCCTACACGCGCGAGCGCAAGAGTCTGCCGGGCGGGGACTTCGACCGCATCAACCGCCAGCAGTCCTGGATGCGGGCCATCGTCTCCCAGGTCCTGCACGGCGGGATCCTGACCGACCCGACCAAACTCTACGGCTTCCTGTCCGCCGTCGTGCGGACCATGGCGGTGGACGAGGGCTTCACCATCGACGAGATGCAGTCCCTGGCGATCGACCTGCGCGGCCTGCGCTCGCGCAATATCAACTTCCTCACCATTCCCACGGCCGGGACGGGCACGAGCGACGACGGCCAGTCCATCGTCGTGCGCGACGAGACCGCCGACACACCGTTCTACCAGGCCCTCGCCGCCGACACGGTCCAGGAGTATCTTGAGGCCCATCCCGACGCCGTCCCGCGGTTGCCCGGCACGGCGAACTGA
- a CDS encoding polysaccharide biosynthesis tyrosine autokinase, translating into MSIEGLLKLTRRRVGTIVTGILLGVALAAGLLWMTPTSFTASAVAYVRVVVPAGDSPQNQSYSYYTASQLATQKVKAFVSVFTSEAVARGVIDSLGLTMTPVQLSHSLTATNQDDSLTITVSATASTADDAQRIADEVVRQSQTQVKRLEGEDSPVDVVLMSPSSLSATTRQPSTPRYLAVGALGGVLLGYAGATLVSMLDKRIRSSSDLSEVVDIPVIGVIPSSEALSARSRDGSVDPRVEESLRKLRTNLRYAGAGIDEGLRSLVVSSCVQDEGKSTVAVNLARVMALAGQEVILIEGDLRRPRLRRLFNAGKNRPGLAQLLVGATPLESALVATPVPGLRVILAGDSPPNPSELLGSSRLSELVKYLAADHVVIIDAPPVLPVTDAVALAEHVDGMLMIVRAGRTTSDQLRQAMTTLTRGGGKVIGLVLNQVSVSALGKFRYGGSDYYFEHEYREDPEPQDRPARAPGGAGRAARTPEPPEEAHRPARGERRGPQVSTAADFVAMLEQQRAEGPRSPDASARTPRGKRRR; encoded by the coding sequence ATGAGCATCGAGGGCCTACTCAAGCTGACGCGGCGCCGCGTGGGAACCATTGTCACGGGGATCCTCCTGGGCGTGGCCCTCGCCGCCGGCCTGCTGTGGATGACGCCCACGTCCTTCACGGCCTCGGCCGTGGCCTACGTGCGCGTCGTGGTGCCGGCGGGCGACTCGCCGCAGAACCAGTCGTACTCCTACTACACGGCGTCCCAGCTCGCGACCCAGAAGGTCAAGGCCTTCGTGTCGGTCTTCACCTCGGAGGCCGTCGCCCGGGGCGTGATCGACTCCCTCGGGCTCACCATGACGCCCGTGCAGCTGTCGCACTCGCTGACCGCCACCAACCAGGACGACTCGTTGACGATCACCGTGTCTGCCACGGCCTCGACGGCCGACGACGCCCAGAGGATCGCCGACGAGGTGGTGCGCCAGTCCCAGACCCAGGTCAAAAGGCTCGAAGGGGAGGACTCGCCGGTGGACGTCGTCCTCATGTCCCCCTCCAGCCTGTCGGCGACGACCCGGCAGCCCTCGACCCCGAGATACCTCGCCGTGGGCGCGCTGGGGGGCGTCCTGCTCGGCTACGCCGGGGCGACCCTGGTCTCGATGCTGGACAAGCGCATACGCTCCTCCTCGGACCTGTCCGAGGTCGTCGACATCCCGGTCATCGGCGTGATCCCCAGCTCGGAGGCGCTGTCGGCGCGCTCCCGCGACGGATCGGTCGACCCCCGCGTGGAGGAGTCCCTGCGCAAGCTGCGCACGAACCTGCGCTACGCCGGCGCCGGCATTGACGAGGGGCTGCGCAGCCTCGTGGTCTCCTCCTGCGTCCAGGACGAAGGTAAGTCGACCGTCGCCGTGAACCTCGCCAGGGTCATGGCGCTGGCGGGCCAGGAGGTCATTCTCATTGAGGGCGACCTGCGCCGGCCCCGGCTCAGGAGGCTCTTCAACGCGGGCAAGAACCGCCCCGGCCTGGCCCAACTGCTGGTGGGCGCAACGCCCCTGGAGAGCGCCCTGGTCGCCACCCCCGTCCCCGGACTGCGGGTGATCCTCGCCGGCGACTCGCCCCCCAACCCCTCCGAGCTGCTCGGCTCCTCACGACTGTCCGAGCTGGTGAAGTACCTGGCGGCGGACCATGTCGTGATCATTGACGCCCCTCCCGTCCTGCCGGTCACCGACGCCGTCGCGCTGGCCGAGCACGTCGACGGCATGCTCATGATCGTGCGGGCCGGGCGCACGACCTCCGACCAGCTGCGCCAGGCCATGACCACCCTGACGCGCGGGGGCGGCAAAGTGATCGGACTGGTCCTCAACCAGGTGTCGGTCTCGGCCCTGGGGAAGTTCCGCTACGGGGGATCCGACTACTACTTCGAACACGAGTACCGGGAGGATCCCGAGCCGCAGGACCGCCCCGCGCGCGCGCCCGGCGGCGCGGGGCGGGCGGCGCGGACCCCGGAGCCGCCCGAGGAGGCGCACCGCCCTGCGAGGGGCGAGAGGCGGGGGCCGCAGGTGTCGACCGCCGCCGATTTCGTGGCCATGCTGGAACAGCAGCGCGCCGAGGGCCCCCGTTCCCCCGATGCGTCGGCGCGGACCCCCAGGGGGAAGCGCAGACGGTGA
- a CDS encoding arsenate reductase/protein-tyrosine-phosphatase family protein, translating into MTRRPQWLPGGARGQGGTAVGAPRVLFVCTGNICRSALAACYFGARRQTAGIAVSSAGTHALAGRAMDGPMASRARALGLDPSGHRSRQVTGRILNESDIIFTFGPEHYEWILANHPDAVDRVLELGRAGHALAPLSRHRYLSWDALPELVEERRPAETAEDWIEDPYGRGADVYGAVMRKITGSIDLLAARVTWRAEPGRGGRRRRAGSPAPPAVPLRAARGPDRAERSRPGARRT; encoded by the coding sequence ATGACGCGCCGTCCCCAGTGGCTCCCCGGCGGCGCGCGCGGGCAGGGCGGGACCGCCGTCGGCGCCCCCCGCGTCCTGTTCGTGTGCACCGGCAATATCTGCCGCTCCGCGCTGGCCGCCTGCTACTTCGGCGCCCGGCGGCAGACCGCCGGGATCGCCGTGTCGTCCGCCGGCACCCACGCCCTGGCCGGGCGCGCAATGGACGGGCCCATGGCGTCGCGCGCGCGCGCCCTGGGCCTGGACCCCTCCGGGCACCGCTCCCGCCAGGTGACCGGCAGGATCCTCAACGAATCGGACATTATCTTCACCTTCGGGCCCGAGCACTACGAGTGGATACTGGCGAACCACCCCGATGCGGTCGACCGCGTGCTGGAGCTCGGCCGGGCCGGGCACGCCCTGGCCCCCCTGTCCCGCCACCGCTACCTGTCCTGGGATGCGCTGCCCGAACTGGTCGAGGAGCGCCGCCCCGCCGAGACGGCGGAGGACTGGATCGAGGACCCCTACGGGCGCGGGGCCGACGTGTACGGGGCCGTCATGCGCAAGATCACGGGCAGCATCGACCTGCTCGCCGCGCGGGTCACGTGGAGGGCCGAGCCGGGGCGGGGCGGGCGGCGCCGGCGGGCCGGGTCGCCCGCCCCGCCGGCCGTCCCGCTCCGCGCGGCCCGGGGGCCGGATCGGGCGGAGCGGAGCCGGCCGGGCGCTCGTCGTACATGA